A genome region from Candidatus Omnitrophota bacterium includes the following:
- a CDS encoding secretin and TonB N-terminal domain-containing protein, protein MSKREKISIVGVVFLSAFFYGSACGQEPPAAPAAVEQPVAAQPVAVPQQEPASEKSTVTLDFKDADIQNVLRVLAYKSGVNIVTGKEVVGTVTIRLVDVPWEQALDVILNTYGFAYEREGNIITVSTVDALKERREKKKELTEIEGVSSRVFNLQYLDAQDAKKMLEPQLSPQGKISVLEVTGQKGWKIGVPQAGGQSTDEGKERRERENSRSRSLVVTDTLTYLDRMSKILKEMDVKPVQILIEARIMEVSKNVLRDIGMEWSTGSRLQNHQALTTAGVLNGGVKVKFGSASKTTGTISGSNYSQSEPTDPLGYQPSNFNPLSTNLNPYNAGLQLLYQKLFGTQMEAMVHALEEDVRTNTLSAPKILTLSGQEAIILIGTKYPIVESSISGTSGTATENLAYYQDIGVQLYVVPQVSGDEKFINMIVHPVISERTALTVGLNDYPVIDTRETETQILMADGETIVIGGLLRNVKSKSRIGIPILGDIPVIGNLFSRATNNTDKIDLLIFITARVVRPGEFTDQEMAMVKQALEAGQANVTPAAEPEKKEKKKEDKKKEKPAAPVAAEGFSKSNRGYLSK, encoded by the coding sequence ATGTCCAAGCGCGAAAAGATCTCAATCGTAGGCGTCGTGTTTTTGAGCGCGTTTTTTTACGGGTCCGCATGCGGGCAGGAGCCGCCGGCCGCGCCGGCCGCGGTAGAGCAGCCTGTCGCCGCGCAGCCTGTCGCGGTTCCTCAGCAGGAGCCCGCGTCGGAGAAGAGCACCGTGACCCTTGATTTTAAGGATGCCGATATACAGAATGTCCTCCGGGTACTGGCTTACAAGAGCGGCGTAAATATCGTTACGGGCAAGGAGGTCGTGGGGACCGTCACTATACGGCTTGTGGATGTGCCGTGGGAACAGGCGCTGGACGTCATCCTTAATACATACGGTTTCGCGTATGAACGCGAAGGCAACATCATCACAGTCTCGACCGTTGACGCCCTGAAGGAACGCAGGGAGAAGAAGAAGGAATTGACCGAGATAGAGGGCGTCAGCAGCAGGGTCTTCAATTTACAATATCTCGACGCGCAGGACGCCAAGAAGATGCTTGAGCCGCAGTTGTCGCCGCAGGGCAAGATATCGGTCCTTGAGGTAACCGGGCAGAAAGGGTGGAAGATCGGCGTGCCGCAAGCCGGTGGCCAGTCGACGGATGAAGGCAAAGAGAGAAGGGAAAGGGAAAACTCCAGGTCGCGCTCGCTGGTGGTGACCGATACGTTGACCTATCTCGACAGGATGTCGAAGATATTAAAAGAGATGGATGTCAAGCCCGTCCAGATCCTTATAGAGGCGAGGATAATGGAGGTCAGCAAGAACGTCCTGAGGGATATAGGGATGGAGTGGAGCACCGGGTCAAGACTGCAGAACCACCAGGCCTTGACTACGGCAGGGGTCCTGAACGGTGGGGTTAAAGTGAAGTTCGGCAGCGCTTCTAAGACGACAGGCACGATATCGGGAAGCAATTATTCTCAATCGGAGCCTACCGACCCTCTCGGTTATCAGCCTTCAAATTTCAATCCGCTTTCCACGAACCTCAACCCTTATAACGCGGGGCTCCAGCTGCTCTACCAGAAACTCTTCGGGACGCAGATGGAAGCTATGGTCCACGCGCTTGAGGAAGATGTGAGGACCAATACGCTGTCCGCGCCTAAGATACTGACGCTTTCCGGCCAGGAAGCGATCATCCTTATCGGCACGAAGTATCCGATAGTCGAGAGCAGTATTTCAGGCACTTCGGGTACCGCGACAGAGAACCTGGCTTATTACCAGGATATAGGCGTCCAGCTTTATGTAGTCCCCCAGGTAAGCGGTGACGAAAAATTCATTAACATGATAGTCCATCCGGTCATTTCCGAGAGAACGGCGCTCACCGTCGGGTTGAATGATTACCCGGTCATAGACACGAGAGAGACAGAGACCCAGATCTTGATGGCGGACGGCGAAACGATAGTCATCGGCGGCCTTCTCAGGAACGTCAAATCGAAGAGCAGGATAGGGATACCAATATTGGGAGACATCCCGGTCATCGGCAACCTCTTTTCGCGGGCGACCAACAATACCGATAAAATAGACCTCCTTATATTCATAACGGCAAGGGTTGTAAGGCCGGGAGAGTTCACCGACCAGGAGATGGC
- a CDS encoding prepilin-type N-terminal cleavage/methylation domain-containing protein — MLFRSAKSGFTLMEVMFSGAIMLVAIGGLLGAYVLCFNLSETARNLTLATNAIQQKLEEIRYQKLNIVNHYDYNTFDIPGFAVQNAKGVVYVDAIPNSTDLKRVTISVSWRQKGGRIIGADNGSGGGIALNGVRDGTEQADANGYLKSPAIISEVVTDR, encoded by the coding sequence ATGTTGTTTCGTTCCGCGAAATCCGGTTTTACGCTGATGGAAGTCATGTTCTCGGGCGCGATAATGCTCGTCGCGATAGGCGGGCTTTTGGGGGCATATGTCCTCTGTTTTAACCTGAGCGAGACGGCAAGAAACTTGACTTTAGCGACGAACGCGATCCAGCAGAAACTTGAAGAGATACGTTACCAGAAGCTCAACATAGTCAATCATTACGACTATAACACGTTCGATATACCGGGTTTCGCCGTCCAGAATGCCAAAGGCGTGGTCTATGTCGACGCCATTCCCAATAGCACGGATCTCAAAAGAGTGACCATCTCCGTCTCCTGGCGGCAAAAAGGCGGAAGGATAATCGGGGCGGATAACGGCAGCGGCGGCGGGATAGCGCTTAACGGCGTGCGCGACGGCACGGAACAGGCGGACGCTAACGGTTATTTGAAATCGCCGGCTATTATTTCAGAGGTGGTAACGGACAGATGA
- the pilO gene encoding type 4a pilus biogenesis protein PilO, with the protein MPAPFNIPRIPKADLEKIVLIGIAGFIVVFSLIQFLMIPSFRKLSELRKDIIKETETLKKDEALIASKSQLQARLAAAQEKLKVYENAMPRYSEMPGILQKIAEVAYENKVKIIKVEPLRTEKAEPAKPKAAQAKPEAKKPASIYMEIPIQVEVKGGYHAIGQFINGVETAVNIMSIGDIEIKANPEDMQNHNARLLIVAYVLREETQSK; encoded by the coding sequence ATGCCCGCGCCTTTTAACATACCGCGCATCCCAAAGGCCGACCTTGAGAAGATAGTGCTTATAGGGATAGCGGGTTTTATAGTTGTATTCAGCCTGATCCAGTTCCTGATGATCCCTTCTTTTCGCAAGTTAAGCGAGTTAAGGAAAGATATCATCAAGGAAACAGAGACCCTGAAAAAAGATGAGGCCCTCATAGCGAGCAAATCCCAGTTGCAGGCCCGGTTGGCGGCGGCGCAGGAAAAACTCAAAGTTTATGAAAATGCCATGCCGCGTTACAGTGAAATGCCGGGTATCCTGCAGAAGATCGCGGAGGTCGCTTACGAAAATAAGGTCAAGATAATAAAGGTCGAGCCTCTCCGCACGGAGAAAGCCGAGCCGGCAAAACCCAAGGCGGCGCAGGCAAAACCCGAGGCAAAAAAACCCGCCTCTATATATATGGAGATCCCTATACAGGTAGAGGTAAAAGGAGGCTATCACGCCATAGGCCAGTTCATAAACGGCGTCGAGACTGCCGTTAATATTATGTCGATAGGGGATATAGAGATCAAGGCGAACCCCGAGGATATGCAGAACCATAACGCCAGGCTCCTGATAGTCGCTTATGTCCTGCGCGAGGAGACCCAATCGAAATGA
- the pilM gene encoding pilus assembly protein PilM: MKEIKFPFLNLNRTKVKVGIDIGTSSVKVLALSRKKTGGFQLDFFAVQSIDGDRSKEKVVETIKRAVAPSETKVQGVTIAVSGQGVVVRQVLFPKMSEGELKSALQFEAEKHIPFNINEVYIDVQVIDQNAEGNKMKVLIVASKKDLVDEYMGYVSGAELTAEAIDCDAIAVTNAFMFNNPGLGKDKTVALLNIGASMTNVCILKNETLNFTRDIPVDVKSADTLENQVRLSFDYYENQFGKGIDGIYVSGGGAKETALLQRFSQAFGFEVSAWDPVKNLAVSPKIDTQALKDASGQLAVCVGLAIRR; encoded by the coding sequence ATGAAAGAGATCAAATTCCCGTTCTTGAATTTGAACAGGACAAAGGTTAAGGTCGGCATAGATATAGGCACTTCTTCCGTAAAGGTATTGGCCCTCTCGCGGAAAAAAACAGGCGGGTTCCAGCTTGATTTTTTCGCCGTCCAGTCTATTGACGGGGACCGCTCGAAAGAGAAGGTAGTCGAAACGATAAAGCGCGCCGTCGCTCCTTCGGAGACCAAGGTCCAGGGCGTAACGATCGCCGTTTCAGGGCAGGGAGTCGTCGTGCGCCAGGTTCTCTTCCCGAAGATGAGCGAGGGCGAATTGAAATCCGCCTTGCAGTTCGAGGCCGAAAAGCATATCCCGTTCAACATAAATGAAGTCTATATAGACGTGCAAGTGATCGATCAGAACGCCGAAGGCAACAAGATGAAGGTCCTCATCGTGGCTTCGAAGAAAGACCTCGTTGACGAGTACATGGGTTATGTCAGCGGGGCGGAGTTGACGGCCGAGGCCATAGATTGCGACGCTATCGCCGTGACGAACGCTTTTATGTTCAATAATCCCGGGTTAGGCAAGGATAAGACGGTCGCCCTTCTGAATATCGGCGCGAGCATGACCAACGTCTGCATACTCAAGAACGAGACGCTCAATTTTACCCGCGATATCCCGGTGGATGTAAAAAGCGCGGATACGCTCGAGAACCAGGTCAGGCTCTCGTTCGACTATTACGAGAACCAGTTCGGCAAAGGGATAGACGGTATATACGTGAGCGGCGGCGGCGCGAAAGAGACGGCGCTGCTGCAGCGTTTCTCCCAGGCTTTCGGGTTTGAGGTCTCGGCATGGGACCCGGTAAAAAACCTGGCGGTCTCCCCTAAAATAGATACGCAGGCCCTTAAGGACGCCTCCGGCCAACTGGCCGTCTGCGTCGGGCTCGCGATAAGAAGGTAG
- a CDS encoding prepilin-type N-terminal cleavage/methylation domain-containing protein, producing MKEEKLSYRGFTLVEIMIVIAIIATLAAIAIPVFLTSRINANEASAIVSCRTIGSACNSYYANSNPHTFPAALDNLAAPDSDPPYIDSVLGVTKQKQGYRFNYTFIDAENFELNAEPTTPGRTGNRYFFTDSTGIIRAKNGGQAGESDPPIE from the coding sequence ATGAAAGAAGAAAAACTATCATATCGCGGTTTTACTCTTGTTGAAATAATGATAGTTATCGCCATTATAGCTACTTTGGCGGCCATCGCTATCCCTGTCTTCCTCACATCCCGCATAAACGCGAACGAGGCATCGGCTATAGTATCGTGCCGGACGATCGGATCGGCCTGCAACAGCTATTACGCGAATTCCAACCCCCATACTTTTCCGGCTGCCCTGGATAACCTGGCGGCGCCGGATTCCGATCCGCCTTACATCGATTCGGTCCTGGGTGTGACCAAGCAAAAACAGGGTTACAGGTTCAATTATACTTTCATCGACGCGGAGAATTTCGAGTTGAACGCAGAACCGACAACTCCCGGAAGGACGGGGAACAGGTATTTTTTCACGGACAGCACGGGCATAATAAGGGCAAAGAACGGGGGTCAGGCGGGCGAGTCCGATCCCCCGATAGAGTAG